One window of the Syngnathus typhle isolate RoL2023-S1 ecotype Sweden linkage group LG21, RoL_Styp_1.0, whole genome shotgun sequence genome contains the following:
- the mrps33 gene encoding 28S ribosomal protein S33, mitochondrial: MATMSNYALRMARLSAQIFGNVVRTTDSKSMKVVRLFQEPPMAKQKEVYDWYPQHKIYYSMTQKLRFMGLFRDEHEDFKEEMRRLRKLRGKGPPKKGEGKRATKKK; this comes from the exons ATGGCCACCATGTCCAACTATGCACTGCGCATGGCCAGACTGAGCGCTCAAATCTTCGGGAATGTCGTACGTACGACGGACTCCAAGTCGATGAAGGTGGTGCGCCTTTTCCAGGAACCTCCCATGGCCAAGCAGAAGGAGGTGTACGACTGGTACCCACAGCACAAGATCTACTATTCCATGACCCAGAAGCTCAGGTTCATGGGACTTTTCAG GGATGAGCACGAGGATTTCAAGGAGGAGATGCGTCGCTTGAGGAAGCTGAGAGGAAAAGGCCCGCcgaagaaaggagaagggaagagAGCAACCAAGAAGAAGTGA
- the braf gene encoding serine/threonine-protein kinase B-raf isoform X1 yields the protein MAALSSAESLPPVFNGDTSERQPGGEQGLEELGAALEPSSPAGIPEGPQDEEIWNIKQMIKLTQEHLEALLDKFGGEHNPPSIYLEAYEEYTSKLDALQQREQQLLEATGNGTDFCSPSPVPVLVEVKTGCGGGGAQAFPSAPNTLAVLQKPTDASRSNPRSPQKPIVRVFLPNKQRTVVPARCGMTVRDSLKKALMMRGLIPECCGVYRIQDGEKKPIGWDTDISWLTGEELHVEVLENVPLTTHNFVRKTFFTLAFCDFCRKLLFQGFRCQTCGYKFHQRCSTEVPLMCVNYDQLDLLLVSKFFEHHPFTQEEVSSEGTTPVSEVCPSLPPSDSTGSMCHAALSPSKSIPIPPSFRPTEEEHRNQFGQRDRSSSAPNVHINTIEAVNIDDLIRDQGLVRSDGGSTTGLSATPPASLPGSLTNVKVPQKSPCPQRERKSSSSSEDRNKMKTLGRRDSSDDWEIPEGQITLGQRIGSGSFGTVFKGKWHGDVAVKMLNVTAPTPQQLQAFKNEVGVLRKTRHVNILLFMGYTTKPQLAIVTQWCEGSSLYHHLHIIETKFEMIKLIDIARQTAQGMDYLHAKSIIHRDLKSNNIFLHEDLTVKIGDFGLATVKSRWSGSHQFEQLSGSILWMAPEVIRLQDKNPYSFQSDVYAFGIVLYELMSGALPYSNINNRDQIIFMVGRGYLSPDLSKVRSNCPKAMKRLMADCLKKKREERPLFPQILASIELLARSLPKIHRSASEPSLNRAGFQTEDFSLYACASPKTPIQAGGYGEFSAFK from the exons ATGGCGGCGTTGAGCAGCGCCGAGTCCCTACCGCCCGTCTTTAACGGAGACACCTCAGAGCGGCAGCCGGGCGGGGAGCAGGGCCTCGAGGAACTTGGCGCCGCGCTGGAGCCCTCAAGCCCGGCGGGGATCCCCGAAGGTCCGCAAGACGAGGAG ATCTGGAACATCAAACAGATGATCAAGTTGACACAAGAACACTTAGAGGCTCTTCTGGACAAGTTTGGAGGAGAACATAATCCTCCCTCCATATATCTTGAG GCCTATGAGGAGTACACCAGCAAGCTGGACGCCCTGCAGCAGAGGGAGCAGCAGCTGCTGGAGGCCACCGGCAACGGCACCGACTTCTGCTCGCCGAGTCCCGTGCCGGTGCTTGTGGAGGTCAAGACGGGATGCGGCGGGGGAGGCGCTCAAGCTTTCCCCTCGGCGCCCAACACCCTGGCCGTCCTCCAGAAACCCACCGATGCCAGCCGCAGCAACCCGCGCTCGCCGCAGAAGCCCATCGTCCGGGTCTTTCTGCCCAATAAACAGAGAACAGTG GTCCCCGCCCGCTGTGGGATGACCGTGCGAGACTCGCTCAAGAAGGCCCTCATGATGCGAGGACTCATCCCGGAGTGCTGCGGCGTCTACAGGATACAAGACGG AGAGAAGAAGCCTATCGGTTGGGATACGGATATTTCCTGGCTCACGGGGGAAGAGTTGCACGTGGAAGTCTTAGAGAATGTGCCGCTCACCACGCACAACTTT GTGAGGAAGACCTTCTTCACGCTGGCCTTCTGCGACTTCTGCCGGAAGCTTCTTTTCCAGGGCTTCCGCTGTCAGACGTGCGGCTATAAGTTCCACCAGCGCTGCAGCACCGAGGTCCCCCTCATGTGCGTCAACTACGACCAGCTCGA TTTGCTGCTGGTGTCCAAGTTCTTCGAGCATCACCCTTTCACCCAAGAGGAGGTCTCCTCCGAGGGGACCACCCCCGTCTCCGAAGTCTGTCCGTCGCTCCCGCCGTCCGACTCCACCGG GTCCATGTGCCACGCCGCCTTGTCCCCGTCCAAGTCCATCCCCATCCCGCCGAGTTTCCGGCCCACTGAGGAGGAACACCGCAACCAGTTCGGCCAGCGGGATCGCTCGTCCTCAGCTCCCAACGTTCATATCAACACCATCGAGGCCGTCAACATTGAT gacCTGATCCGAGATCAGGGACTAGTGAGGTCTGATGGAG GGTCAACCACCGGATTGTCGGCCACACCCCCCGCCTCGCTCCCCGGCTCCCTGACCAACGTCAAGGTGCCCCAGAAGTCGCCGTGCCCGCAGAGGGAGCGCAAGTCGTCGTCCTCGTCTGAGGACCGCAACAAGATG AAAACGCTGGGGAGGCGGGACTCCAGTGACGACTGGGAAATCCCCGAAGGGCAGATTACGCTCGGGCAGAGGATAGGCTCCGGCTCCTTTGGAACTGTCTTCAAAGGAAAATGGCACG GTGATGTGGCGGTGAAGATGTTGAACGTGACCGCTCCGACACCTCAGCAGCTTCAGGCCTTCAAGAACGAAGTGGGCGTCCTCAG GAAAACACGTCACGTCAACATCCTGCTGTTCATGGGCTACACCACCAAGCCTCAGCTGGCCATCGTGACGCAGTGGTGCGAAGGCTCCAGCCTCTACCACCACCTGCACATCATCGAGACCAAGTTTGAAATGATCAAGCTCATCGACATCGCCAGGCAGACCGCTCAGGGGATGGA TTACCTGCACGCAAAGTCCATCATCCACCGCGATCTGAAGAGCAACA ATATTTTCCTCCATGAGGATTTGACGGTGAAGATAGGCGACTTTGGCCTGGCCACAGTCAAGTCCCGCTGGAGCGGCTCCCACCAGTTTGAACAGCTGTCCGGCTCCATTCTGTGGATG GCTCCGGAAGTGATCCGACTGCAGGACAAGAATCCTTACAGCTTCCAGTCCGACGTTTACGCCTTTGGCATTGTGCTGTATGAACTCATGTCAGGAGCGCTGCCCTACTCCAACATCAACAACAGAGATCAG ATCATATTCATGGTTGGCCGAGGTTACCTGTCCCCCGACCTCAGCAAGGTGCGGAGCAACTGCCCGAAGGCTATGAAGAGGCTAATGGCCGACTGCTTGAAGAAGAAGAGAGAGGAGCGACCCCTCTTCCCTCAG ATCTTGGCGTCCATCGAGCTGCTGGCTCGCTCGTTACCCAAAATCCACCGCAGCGCCTCGGAGCCTTCGTTAAACCGCGCCGGCTTTCAGACGGAGGACTTCAGCTTATACGCCTGCGCCTCGCCCAAAACTCCCATCCAAGCGGGCGGCTATG GGGAGTTTTCAGCATTCAAGTAA
- the braf gene encoding serine/threonine-protein kinase B-raf isoform X3: MAALSSAESLPPVFNGDTSERQPGGEQGLEELGAALEPSSPAGIPEGPQDEEIWNIKQMIKLTQEHLEALLDKFGGEHNPPSIYLEAYEEYTSKLDALQQREQQLLEATGNGTDFCSPSPVPVLVEVKTGCGGGGAQAFPSAPNTLAVLQKPTDASRSNPRSPQKPIVRVFLPNKQRTVVPARCGMTVRDSLKKALMMRGLIPECCGVYRIQDGEKKPIGWDTDISWLTGEELHVEVLENVPLTTHNFVRKTFFTLAFCDFCRKLLFQGFRCQTCGYKFHQRCSTEVPLMCVNYDQLDLLLVSKFFEHHPFTQEEVSSEGTTPVSEVCPSLPPSDSTGSMCHAALSPSKSIPIPPSFRPTEEEHRNQFGQRDRSSSAPNVHINTIEAVNIDDLIRDQGLVRSDGAPPTHPARCLRKHRTRTSSPLLYSYPNDIVFDFEPEPVFRGSTTGLSATPPASLPGSLTNVKVPQKSPCPQRERKSSSSSEDRNKMKTLGRRDSSDDWEIPEGQITLGQRIGSGSFGTVFKGKWHGDVAVKMLNVTAPTPQQLQAFKNEVGVLRKTRHVNILLFMGYTTKPQLAIVTQWCEGSSLYHHLHIIETKFEMIKLIDIARQTAQGMDYLHAKSIIHRDLKSNNIFLHEDLTVKIGDFGLATVKSRWSGSHQFEQLSGSILWMAPEVIRLQDKNPYSFQSDVYAFGIVLYELMSGALPYSNINNRDQIIFMVGRGYLSPDLSKVRSNCPKAMKRLMADCLKKKREERPLFPQILASIELLARSLPKIHRSASEPSLNRAGFQTEDFSLYACASPKTPIQAGGYGEFSAFK; the protein is encoded by the exons ATGGCGGCGTTGAGCAGCGCCGAGTCCCTACCGCCCGTCTTTAACGGAGACACCTCAGAGCGGCAGCCGGGCGGGGAGCAGGGCCTCGAGGAACTTGGCGCCGCGCTGGAGCCCTCAAGCCCGGCGGGGATCCCCGAAGGTCCGCAAGACGAGGAG ATCTGGAACATCAAACAGATGATCAAGTTGACACAAGAACACTTAGAGGCTCTTCTGGACAAGTTTGGAGGAGAACATAATCCTCCCTCCATATATCTTGAG GCCTATGAGGAGTACACCAGCAAGCTGGACGCCCTGCAGCAGAGGGAGCAGCAGCTGCTGGAGGCCACCGGCAACGGCACCGACTTCTGCTCGCCGAGTCCCGTGCCGGTGCTTGTGGAGGTCAAGACGGGATGCGGCGGGGGAGGCGCTCAAGCTTTCCCCTCGGCGCCCAACACCCTGGCCGTCCTCCAGAAACCCACCGATGCCAGCCGCAGCAACCCGCGCTCGCCGCAGAAGCCCATCGTCCGGGTCTTTCTGCCCAATAAACAGAGAACAGTG GTCCCCGCCCGCTGTGGGATGACCGTGCGAGACTCGCTCAAGAAGGCCCTCATGATGCGAGGACTCATCCCGGAGTGCTGCGGCGTCTACAGGATACAAGACGG AGAGAAGAAGCCTATCGGTTGGGATACGGATATTTCCTGGCTCACGGGGGAAGAGTTGCACGTGGAAGTCTTAGAGAATGTGCCGCTCACCACGCACAACTTT GTGAGGAAGACCTTCTTCACGCTGGCCTTCTGCGACTTCTGCCGGAAGCTTCTTTTCCAGGGCTTCCGCTGTCAGACGTGCGGCTATAAGTTCCACCAGCGCTGCAGCACCGAGGTCCCCCTCATGTGCGTCAACTACGACCAGCTCGA TTTGCTGCTGGTGTCCAAGTTCTTCGAGCATCACCCTTTCACCCAAGAGGAGGTCTCCTCCGAGGGGACCACCCCCGTCTCCGAAGTCTGTCCGTCGCTCCCGCCGTCCGACTCCACCGG GTCCATGTGCCACGCCGCCTTGTCCCCGTCCAAGTCCATCCCCATCCCGCCGAGTTTCCGGCCCACTGAGGAGGAACACCGCAACCAGTTCGGCCAGCGGGATCGCTCGTCCTCAGCTCCCAACGTTCATATCAACACCATCGAGGCCGTCAACATTGAT gacCTGATCCGAGATCAGGGACTAGTGAGGTCTGATGGAG CCCCCCCGACCCACCCTGCCCGCTGCTTGAGGAAGCACCGAACACGGACCTCAAGCCCCCTCCTATACTCCTACCCCAATGACATAGTGTTTGATTTTGAGCCCGAGCCCGTGTTCCGAG GGTCAACCACCGGATTGTCGGCCACACCCCCCGCCTCGCTCCCCGGCTCCCTGACCAACGTCAAGGTGCCCCAGAAGTCGCCGTGCCCGCAGAGGGAGCGCAAGTCGTCGTCCTCGTCTGAGGACCGCAACAAGATG AAAACGCTGGGGAGGCGGGACTCCAGTGACGACTGGGAAATCCCCGAAGGGCAGATTACGCTCGGGCAGAGGATAGGCTCCGGCTCCTTTGGAACTGTCTTCAAAGGAAAATGGCACG GTGATGTGGCGGTGAAGATGTTGAACGTGACCGCTCCGACACCTCAGCAGCTTCAGGCCTTCAAGAACGAAGTGGGCGTCCTCAG GAAAACACGTCACGTCAACATCCTGCTGTTCATGGGCTACACCACCAAGCCTCAGCTGGCCATCGTGACGCAGTGGTGCGAAGGCTCCAGCCTCTACCACCACCTGCACATCATCGAGACCAAGTTTGAAATGATCAAGCTCATCGACATCGCCAGGCAGACCGCTCAGGGGATGGA TTACCTGCACGCAAAGTCCATCATCCACCGCGATCTGAAGAGCAACA ATATTTTCCTCCATGAGGATTTGACGGTGAAGATAGGCGACTTTGGCCTGGCCACAGTCAAGTCCCGCTGGAGCGGCTCCCACCAGTTTGAACAGCTGTCCGGCTCCATTCTGTGGATG GCTCCGGAAGTGATCCGACTGCAGGACAAGAATCCTTACAGCTTCCAGTCCGACGTTTACGCCTTTGGCATTGTGCTGTATGAACTCATGTCAGGAGCGCTGCCCTACTCCAACATCAACAACAGAGATCAG ATCATATTCATGGTTGGCCGAGGTTACCTGTCCCCCGACCTCAGCAAGGTGCGGAGCAACTGCCCGAAGGCTATGAAGAGGCTAATGGCCGACTGCTTGAAGAAGAAGAGAGAGGAGCGACCCCTCTTCCCTCAG ATCTTGGCGTCCATCGAGCTGCTGGCTCGCTCGTTACCCAAAATCCACCGCAGCGCCTCGGAGCCTTCGTTAAACCGCGCCGGCTTTCAGACGGAGGACTTCAGCTTATACGCCTGCGCCTCGCCCAAAACTCCCATCCAAGCGGGCGGCTATG GGGAGTTTTCAGCATTCAAGTAA
- the braf gene encoding serine/threonine-protein kinase B-raf isoform X2: MIKLTQEHLEALLDKFGGEHNPPSIYLEAYEEYTSKLDALQQREQQLLEATGNGTDFCSPSPVPVLVEVKTGCGGGGAQAFPSAPNTLAVLQKPTDASRSNPRSPQKPIVRVFLPNKQRTVVPARCGMTVRDSLKKALMMRGLIPECCGVYRIQDGEKKPIGWDTDISWLTGEELHVEVLENVPLTTHNFVRKTFFTLAFCDFCRKLLFQGFRCQTCGYKFHQRCSTEVPLMCVNYDQLDLLLVSKFFEHHPFTQEEVSSEGTTPVSEVCPSLPPSDSTGSMCHAALSPSKSIPIPPSFRPTEEEHRNQFGQRDRSSSAPNVHINTIEAVNIDDLIRDQGLVRSDGGSTTGLSATPPASLPGSLTNVKVPQKSPCPQRERKSSSSSEDRNKMKTLGRRDSSDDWEIPEGQITLGQRIGSGSFGTVFKGKWHGDVAVKMLNVTAPTPQQLQAFKNEVGVLRKTRHVNILLFMGYTTKPQLAIVTQWCEGSSLYHHLHIIETKFEMIKLIDIARQTAQGMDYLHAKSIIHRDLKSNNIFLHEDLTVKIGDFGLATVKSRWSGSHQFEQLSGSILWMAPEVIRLQDKNPYSFQSDVYAFGIVLYELMSGALPYSNINNRDQIIFMVGRGYLSPDLSKVRSNCPKAMKRLMADCLKKKREERPLFPQILASIELLARSLPKIHRSASEPSLNRAGFQTEDFSLYACASPKTPIQAGGYGEFSAFK; encoded by the exons ATGATCAAGTTGACACAAGAACACTTAGAGGCTCTTCTGGACAAGTTTGGAGGAGAACATAATCCTCCCTCCATATATCTTGAG GCCTATGAGGAGTACACCAGCAAGCTGGACGCCCTGCAGCAGAGGGAGCAGCAGCTGCTGGAGGCCACCGGCAACGGCACCGACTTCTGCTCGCCGAGTCCCGTGCCGGTGCTTGTGGAGGTCAAGACGGGATGCGGCGGGGGAGGCGCTCAAGCTTTCCCCTCGGCGCCCAACACCCTGGCCGTCCTCCAGAAACCCACCGATGCCAGCCGCAGCAACCCGCGCTCGCCGCAGAAGCCCATCGTCCGGGTCTTTCTGCCCAATAAACAGAGAACAGTG GTCCCCGCCCGCTGTGGGATGACCGTGCGAGACTCGCTCAAGAAGGCCCTCATGATGCGAGGACTCATCCCGGAGTGCTGCGGCGTCTACAGGATACAAGACGG AGAGAAGAAGCCTATCGGTTGGGATACGGATATTTCCTGGCTCACGGGGGAAGAGTTGCACGTGGAAGTCTTAGAGAATGTGCCGCTCACCACGCACAACTTT GTGAGGAAGACCTTCTTCACGCTGGCCTTCTGCGACTTCTGCCGGAAGCTTCTTTTCCAGGGCTTCCGCTGTCAGACGTGCGGCTATAAGTTCCACCAGCGCTGCAGCACCGAGGTCCCCCTCATGTGCGTCAACTACGACCAGCTCGA TTTGCTGCTGGTGTCCAAGTTCTTCGAGCATCACCCTTTCACCCAAGAGGAGGTCTCCTCCGAGGGGACCACCCCCGTCTCCGAAGTCTGTCCGTCGCTCCCGCCGTCCGACTCCACCGG GTCCATGTGCCACGCCGCCTTGTCCCCGTCCAAGTCCATCCCCATCCCGCCGAGTTTCCGGCCCACTGAGGAGGAACACCGCAACCAGTTCGGCCAGCGGGATCGCTCGTCCTCAGCTCCCAACGTTCATATCAACACCATCGAGGCCGTCAACATTGAT gacCTGATCCGAGATCAGGGACTAGTGAGGTCTGATGGAG GGTCAACCACCGGATTGTCGGCCACACCCCCCGCCTCGCTCCCCGGCTCCCTGACCAACGTCAAGGTGCCCCAGAAGTCGCCGTGCCCGCAGAGGGAGCGCAAGTCGTCGTCCTCGTCTGAGGACCGCAACAAGATG AAAACGCTGGGGAGGCGGGACTCCAGTGACGACTGGGAAATCCCCGAAGGGCAGATTACGCTCGGGCAGAGGATAGGCTCCGGCTCCTTTGGAACTGTCTTCAAAGGAAAATGGCACG GTGATGTGGCGGTGAAGATGTTGAACGTGACCGCTCCGACACCTCAGCAGCTTCAGGCCTTCAAGAACGAAGTGGGCGTCCTCAG GAAAACACGTCACGTCAACATCCTGCTGTTCATGGGCTACACCACCAAGCCTCAGCTGGCCATCGTGACGCAGTGGTGCGAAGGCTCCAGCCTCTACCACCACCTGCACATCATCGAGACCAAGTTTGAAATGATCAAGCTCATCGACATCGCCAGGCAGACCGCTCAGGGGATGGA TTACCTGCACGCAAAGTCCATCATCCACCGCGATCTGAAGAGCAACA ATATTTTCCTCCATGAGGATTTGACGGTGAAGATAGGCGACTTTGGCCTGGCCACAGTCAAGTCCCGCTGGAGCGGCTCCCACCAGTTTGAACAGCTGTCCGGCTCCATTCTGTGGATG GCTCCGGAAGTGATCCGACTGCAGGACAAGAATCCTTACAGCTTCCAGTCCGACGTTTACGCCTTTGGCATTGTGCTGTATGAACTCATGTCAGGAGCGCTGCCCTACTCCAACATCAACAACAGAGATCAG ATCATATTCATGGTTGGCCGAGGTTACCTGTCCCCCGACCTCAGCAAGGTGCGGAGCAACTGCCCGAAGGCTATGAAGAGGCTAATGGCCGACTGCTTGAAGAAGAAGAGAGAGGAGCGACCCCTCTTCCCTCAG ATCTTGGCGTCCATCGAGCTGCTGGCTCGCTCGTTACCCAAAATCCACCGCAGCGCCTCGGAGCCTTCGTTAAACCGCGCCGGCTTTCAGACGGAGGACTTCAGCTTATACGCCTGCGCCTCGCCCAAAACTCCCATCCAAGCGGGCGGCTATG GGGAGTTTTCAGCATTCAAGTAA